In Halictus rubicundus isolate RS-2024b chromosome 1, iyHalRubi1_principal, whole genome shotgun sequence, the sequence ACAACAGAATGCGCAACAGTTGCGTCTGAACGAAAGACAGGGAACGATACATTGTGCTTGACTATCATTCTACGGACTGTCGGTAGTGAGAAGAGCTCTCCGATGACGGGTGAGGTGAGGCCCAGGTCGATCGAGCAACTGTCAGTGCCCGAGGAACCTGTGATGCACGTGGAAACTGCGGGACGTTCCGCCAAGACATCGGACATCCACATCTGGCTGGGCATCAACATTAGCATTGTTGTGATGCTAATGATCTTCGGCGTGCTACTGTTCTTGCCTCTGCGATTGTTGTTGCACACGACTTACTATAGCCGGAGCGAAACTATTGGCAACAACGATACAACGGAGGCGACGTGCAACGCGACGATCTTCGAGGCGGAAGCGATCCCGATAGATCATCGGAGGCTAAGACGATGTCCGCGATTGGAGTACAAGGAGCGTTTGTCGTCGGTTTTCCGGTGCGACTACGACCGGAATTGCACGTACACGCGATGCAAGGAGAACGAGGACTCGACGGGAAACGATGGAGTGGACACAGACGGGACGATCGGGAATAAAAGCGAGGGATCGAAGGTCTCGAAGGAGACCGACGACAAGAACTTGACAGAATGCACAAAGGATAGTGGCAAAGATCGTCGAATGAAATCCGTTACGGTGGCCGGGCATATTCTCGTGATGATGCTTCTGATTTCAGCGATAGCTGCTCTAGTCGAAGTATTGCGAATACGTTTCGCTAGAGACAAGGTATTACAGCGGCGACCGCACTAGTTTCTTACCTTAATTTTGATccagaaattttaataatatgatTTTTTACGAATTTCTAATATCCTTGGTTTTGCAAATCCAATCAGTGTAGATTCGCATAAAGACAGAGATTCAAAAAACGTGAAACGTTCGTATATGATagatgcgagagagagagagagagtaggcgCTTTCGAGTACGTTTTAGAATCTAGTAATTTCGGAATGAAACGAAAGTGAAAATAGATATTACAATATATAGAAAGTACTATACCATAGATCACACagagtatatatatacatatatatacaatatgaaAATCTACTGTTGTTTGTATAGTATGTTGTGTATAGGTATATAGAGTATACGTACATAAGTATATCTTGTTCGATTAGAAACGTTATATTTTTGTAAGAAACGATGTAACGAGGCTTTACACTGATTGATTTCACGCCCGCCAAAAAAgtaatgacaaaaaaaaaacaaaaaaaaaacagtaaacaaaacaaaatatttcattCTGTGTCTGCAAAACCAAACAACACGAGTATACGTACATgtgcatatttttaaaaaccgCCTAAGGAATCGTCTAAGGCAGGTATTGCCAGTTCAAGATATGCTTCCACGATCGAAATCCCCATGAAGAGACGCTTTATTCCGAGGCAACCAATGAACAGTCAGAGGTCTTTTGAAATGCAAGGCACGCATCGATCCGCTTTACGCTTATTAGGTAGCATATAATTAGATCGGCTTGGCCAGACTATAAAAGTAACATGCGTAAATGGCTGAATCAAATCCCGTAGGTGCAAAACCGCCGCCGCTTATCCGCCGATCCTCATTCCCATCGCAACCGGCTAAGCAAACCGTTGCTGGCTCGGTTAGTGGCACTCCGAATAATCGGATGTCACGACGACAGTCGGCAGAGGCCGAGGAAGAAATCGGAACTCTTATTACTGCTCTCCACCATCGCACACGTCTAATTCGGCGACATTAAGGTAACGTTCTTTTTCCGGTCCACACTTTTCCAGGATCCATAGAAATAAAAAACTGACAAAGAAAAAAGTGCCAGTTCTGGTTGAAATGGAActgataaaatattaatttttctattacaGGAACAGATGTTTTGTTCGTCGATTTTAAAAGAGTCGTTGATCTATTtaacaaatattaaattatattcaatGGATAGTACTATAACAATAATACCAACAAATTGTCGACATTTtgccgattaaaatgagaccaaacacgatataattcggatcatatttacttgtttaattcacgattctttagaacctcgcttatccgaaccgatgatatccAAGGCGGTCCATATACAACACGACCATTGTATGTACAAATGACACAATAAGGATTTCATCTAGTACTGTAGCTaggtaactgttctattatccgaacattTCAATTCCAcagattagttcggataatcgaggtactGCTATATCACGGATCCAACAAGTATATATATAATCCAATTTGTGTCGtctttggtatcattttaaccagaaaaatgtgtTGGTAAACGtttcataagaaaataattGGACACAAATGTTTTGTCATGAAATGTGTATTACCTCACGAATGCGTTGCTGTCGAGATTATGTTCACTAGccattcttaattttttaaagataatTGTTCATTTCGAACCCTGGCCTTAACACACTCTCTACCGGCGATTACGAACTAACTCTTTCATTAAATTACTTTACAGTTTTATTTATCTTCACCACGCATTATTTCAACAATCAGCTGGAAATCGAGGTCGTAGGAATAATCGCAGTTTTATTTCTGGTATATACTTTAACAGCATAGAATAAACTATATGAAACCATATAAAACATAAAACACACGTTTCCGAATTTCAACgattatttgaaacaatattaTTCAAACTTGAATTCGAGCTCATTATTTCAAATTTGCAATACTTTCattcaaattattatttaaaataatatttcaaacaatTACTTTTTAATCATTCATGAAACGTACtatgtaaaaataataattgaacaCTTTATATCGGTTTCAGTTAAACCAATCTACTGAGTTATTTGAAACTTCGCGTTAACACTAACAGGGTACGCATCCTAGACTGAAGGGTAGGTTAACAAAATATGGTATATACAATGTACCTCAAAATAGTAATACTATTTCTTTATTCGCATATCAGGTCACTCGCATCGCACAACGCTCATGTCCACGATTTTCTAAACAATTCTTACTACTTGGGAAACCCACCATCCAAAAGGACTTCCATAAGACACGTTAATTCTTCCAGTTCGTATTCTGCAACTCCGACAATTTACCAGAAACTTTACACTGTCAGCGAAACTCCTATGATGCTAAACTACGCAACAGCATTGCTTACACCTCTCCGTAGTTCTACACATTTATAATTATCTATAAggtaattttaatatatttcttGAATTAAATCCTCCCGAATTTATCAAATGATTCACTAGAAACAGATATCGATTTTGAACATTTGAAGTCAAAAGGCGAAGATGCACTTCAAATTGTTTCATTTATTTCACTCGTGATGtataaaagaatttaaagacaattttaaataatattaaaattaagtaTATGAATTAATACTAAATGGTCAAAAAGGGACGATATAGCGATTGGTGTTATatacaacataaaaatattgttacaagtTACTGTTCGTCTGTTTTTAGGTGATGCGGTCAACGAAAGACGTTCATGCGAATAAAAAGACCGTCAAATCTGCTTGGGACCGGAAATGGAAGGAAGCTAACGTCCTTGCTTGTTCGTatctttttacgtacaaaaTCGTAAAACAACGCACCGGCTACGTGAAAGTATTAAAACAAAAGATGAATGTATTTTcggaaaaattataaattattttcacgatattttctaaaaacaaataaatgtatACGTGTTCCTCTCTCCGACACTTCTGCAATTTTCATCGTTTCTCACGCGATACGCAAACTGTTAAATATAACTTGTGAaatttatacatatgtacatatattggtgttcaataaatgaattttattattctcTATTAGCGCAAAAGTTATCCTAACGCTTCAAGAAACATAGACGTCAAAGTATAAAAATATCCAGACAAAGTTCGTGCGATTTTATTATCAACGATAAACATAGAACGAATGTTTTGTGTTGATTAGCAAATCGGATGTTAAAAATTGGTACCAACtatgtaaaattttttataataattcgtAAATCTAATACTCAAAATTGGCattcattttgtaaaattttctcATTCTGTACCTTATAAAAAAACGAACATATTAACTTTTATATTAATGTGTTCTTTATATATACATGACTAATTCTTCTATATATAGCTAGTTTTATCGTTGCATTTACCTTTATCGTTAatggaaatatttattatacattatgtctatttcgatttatttttagtAACCAAAGTCATGTGAAGGTTACAATATTAGAGGTTGTTGGATTGATGTTTACCTTGTCTCtgataatgataatgataacGTTAACAACATCCAAGATCATAAAATCTTGAAAAACAAGACTTTGAGACAAATTTTCTTACTACAATATTTTCTCGTTCAAACCtaattatgctatcctctgatactttttcctatcatcaataataattgaattatttatCGATTAAGTTAGGTAGAACGCTTTGTATAGAAAGCAGCCCTATTTTAAAGACCTAAAAATGTAAAACTCCATAAAatacattaaatatttaaaaattacataTAGTTAACCTCTCGCCAGTCCAATAAAATTACGAAATCCACTTAAAAGAAGTGTACAATTTATATATGTTCTAAAATACTTTGAAACATGATAGAAGAGCGTATAGAAACACGTTTTACAAGTACCTTTCTAGCAATTACGCTGTCTACACCGGTGAATTGATCGATACTTAATACACTACACAAATCTCACTCAAGAAAAGCTattaaatgatttatttaaatcAGTCGCAAATTCTCGATGGGTTTCGCGCGTACGGTGCACAGTGCGACCAGTCATCTAGTGAGTTTCTTGTCCTTGCCATTGGCCTGACTGGCAAACGCGGCAAGAGCAGATGTCGCCACCTTGAAGGCCGTGTTACAACCTTACACGGGTGAAACGCGCAGAAAAGTGGAATCATGAATTAAAGGTGTCTCGATGACCGGGTCAGTTCTTCCATCGTGATAAAAAAGTTCCGGTAGCGTTGCGTATCGCCCGGTTTCTATCATTTCGATCGTGCAGTGCTGTTGAAACCGGGAATATCGGTGGCGAAGTGTTTCGCTTGTTGCACAGTTGCCAAGGCGACTAAGGTGCGTGGCTTTGTGCGTGTGCGTGTCTGAAAGTGTGCTATGAAAAGAGAACGATCGTCGGGACGGCAATTCTACGGCTATCTTCGCGCCGATGGCAATTCGATGTTTTGAAAAACGAACAGCCTGAAGACGGGAATATTATGGACTACCCGGTTTTGGGCCACTACGACCCGTCCGTAGAGGCCACGGCCGAGAGCGGCGGTGACGAGCAAGAACTGCTTTGTAAGTACTCTCTTGTACCCCGTTCGAACGATCCTTCTTTCTCGCGAAGGCGCCAAGAATTTTCGCACCGTGCCAAACTGTATCCAATTGCAAACTCGAAGACTTAGCGAGGCGCGAAACCCGTTCGCTCCGTGACACCCGACGCTTTGATCATGGTGCGCGATCTAGCGTCCCACTGCCACAGATGAATAGaattcgaaacaaaaattcttcCAATATTTTCGATACGAAATATCGCGATAGTCTGTATAAACTATTGATATTTCGATGATCGATACTTCAAACTCTTTCGTAAACACCTTATCTATATCTATGTCATGATACGTCAGCTCTTGTCAATTCTTATCTGTCGATTCAACAAATTGTTATTGACTGCTATCTGTCCTTCTATTGTTTTCAGGCATTTCATTTTGATACAGGTCAGCTGATCGTTGAATCACATATTTTAGAGTTTCATGTAATTGGAAAATTTGATTATTGTTGACGTAGTGAAATTTCACTGTTTTGTAGGGGATATGAGAGTTTTTTAAGTTATGACAAGATTGTTGACCTTTATAGTAACCTATGCGTAATGCTAATATGTTATCGCAAGTTACATTAAAACGTACGGTTGAAGGTTGTCACTCGTTCAGCAACACTGGACCAATGTCAACATATTTATTCCTACCGAAAGAAGGTAAAGCGAAAAAAGAGAAGTATTGATGCTGTGCTGCAGTGGATACATGAATGCATTCGCATTTGAACTACGTTTACTATCTCATAACATGGGGATTTTCCTGATTAGGGATAAACCCGATTTACTTCTAAACTTGCGAGAGTGCTGAATTGATTTATAGCGCTACTTCACTCATAGTCTTCGCAGAAACTGCCGATGCATATAATAATGTAAACGCGTTGACATTGGTCTGGTATCATTCATTTGTAGTGCTGTTAAGTGAGCAATAGTCTTAATGGCTACCAGTGCGCAGGATTTTGTTGGTCAacttttatgtattttattacAGGGGAAGAAACGAATTATGTATTATCCACTGAAGAATATGTACCTGCGACTGAACAGTTTGGAGAAGATTTTGCTGGGGCTGAGTTCAATGAAACTCGTACCTTACTTGCTGATGGAGGGGATAGGTTCGGAGTTTCAACTGTTACTTTTGACACTGTCGAGGAGCTTATGTGGATGGGGAATCAAGGggtacaataattattattatggaTGCATGTAACTCAATTCAAAAACAATTTAACTCATTTGCATCGCAGCTCTACCTAGGCGAGCAAGTCCAAAAATTCGAGATGCTCAATTGATAGTTAAATACATGGATTATTCCATGCTTGTTGACCAGGAACAGTGGTCGTGTGCTTATTTTTTCCCTTACAGATGCATATGGGTTAATACAGTCAAACTCTATAACTTGAGGGATTCcatcttaaatttttcatttatcacACAGTGTAAAATTTTTTAGGGTCATGTAACATCTTATTATGGGTCTGATTTACAAAAGTATACCTCTTTTCAAGTGCACGCTGCACATGAAGTTCGACACATTCATCCATTAGATGAAGGTATCTTAATTTTAACACAGGGTTCGTTAAGATGTCAATTACGAAGAGGCATACCAATATTTACTCACACGTATGTTAAGCTCAAACTGTATACTATATATAAGATTGAATTAATTTTGTAAGTATAAATAATGTTATAGGTCATCGAATATGATAGACATGCAATGCATGCTCCAAATTTCTCCTACAAGATTACTAATGGGGGGACATCAGgataaaataattgattttaatCTTACTAGAGGGAAAGAGACTGGTGTAGTGAGTGTCtaagaaaatgattaaagttCCACTGCTTCATGCTTGTGTATTTATAGTATAATTTTCTTGCATTTATAGGTAAATGTAGGGGAAAGTGGTTGTGCAATTTTAAGACAGCATAGTAGACTTATATGTGCCGGTAATCCTGCTGGAAGAATTGATCTCAGGGATCCAAATACATTATCAGTAGAACACACTTTCGATACTCATAGCGGATCTCTTAGTGATTTCGATGTACAAGGGAATTACCTTGTTACCTGTGGTTTCAGTAATAGGTAAGAAACGAATCAGCCAAAGAATTAAGggatttaaaataattaaatgcgTTATATTTAAACTAGTATACTGTATTCATTAAATCTGTGGCTTTAGTCGTCAGGGCCTCTCAGTAGATCGTTTCTTAATGGCGTATGACCTGAGACAAATGCGAGCATTAAGTCCTGTTACCACTCTGGTGTATCCCCTTTTATTAAAGTTCCTACCCAGTTACTCAAGCCGTTTAGCTGTTGTATCGCCATTGGGACAAATGCAACTTCTAGATACTATTTATGCAAATGTACAACCATCCGTGACATGTCTATATCAGGtaaatttatgcaaaatttgttGTTGAAACCAAATCACCAGTCATACTTTTTACACACAAACGTTTTGTATTGGAAGGTTGCTACTGGTGGTGCTATGATTTTATCATTCGATGTATCCTCCACATCCCAATGCCTTTGCTTTGGAGATGCAGCAGGTTCCATACATCTTATGTCTACAAACACACCAGAACCACAGTTTAATACTTTCTCTCGGTTAGTAATTTATATCGCAATAAAAACagtaaaacaattgcaaattcaAAAGAGAAAGGTAGTAAAAGATCTGAATGCTTTGATGTATTTAGCACAACAGAGTTTGCTGATCCAGCTGAATCAATTCATTCTGTTTATATACCATTTGACGATGATGTTACACCATTAAGTACAATACCTATTGTCTATACTGGACATCCCTTGTTGAGTGATTGGTCAGATGAATACTTAAAAAAAGTTTATAGGTATGTTACTATAATTGATAGATGTTGGATTACACACATTTAACCTGTTAATTGGGAATAGCAAAGTACCAGGTCATTAAAAAATGCTTACTATAACATTATGAGATAATTGTACATTCTAAATAGATGAACTTCCCTATTAACAGGTTAATAGAGCTGAAATACagtcaaataaaattaagagaCTAATTAGATTTTGTTTGTATGCTTCACAGGAAAACACCGCCAATTGACCCTGAAATTTTACGCACAATGAAAATGCAAGGAACAATAGGTTATGCTCCAAATCCTCAGGCATTTCGCAGAAATCAAGTGAGGAAACAATATTCTCCCACTCTACTACAGTATTCTTCTCCAGCTTACATAAAACTCTCTTAAAATCCAAATGTCCCATGTTTCCCTTCCTCTAGTATTTGTCCATAATTTCCAATCATAATTATGTAAGATAAATTCCGTATTACACTCTTGATGTTTATAGTTATACCATAGACAAAGAGAGGTCACACAACAACTTTATTCCTGTTGAAAGTTGTGAGCATCTACTTGTCTTTAAATTTGAACTGTTCAAGTTATTCTCGGAGAACgttgttttgttttttcttttcataTACTATGTATTATGCTCACACATGTAATGTATTAATTGAATCAATCTTGAAAGACAATATTAACTACATGAATACCTGCAGGTAGACTCTATCCATAACTTCATTGTTGCTTTGGTGATGTAATGTTAGTATTAACCATTGCAATGAATCAGAACAGTAAATTACACATGACAAAATATCGAGCTCAATATGattgaaacttttattttgtagAGGAAACAAGATAATATAACGTGATTAAGACTGATAACGTTTCGTGATAAATATTGTAGTCCATAAACAACGTTAAAGAAACGTGATATATTTTCGTAACTAGTCCAACAAGTATACCAATTAATTTCCTCTACAGTAATGCATGAGAGAAAAAGACCTTAATGAGACAGTGAACGCATGTACggatatatttttacaatattcttTACGTTTCTTTTAGTTCCTAAATTCTGTTGTTCTGATATTAATATCTTCAGAGAAGGGAACAGAAAAATATCCGAATACCAGTTCATTACATTTACCTGATCTCATTTCTGCCACTAAAgtgataaaaatataaaactatAAGTTCTTATTAGGATATATGTACTTGTAAGTCTATAATCTTCCTTGAATCATAAGGAGTTTCTTAGAATTAAtttcgagtatttttaaatttaagtatgaataaaataagcaacgcaatatcaaattttatgttttgtaGTAATAGCACCTTGATGGCTGTGTGAGAATGCAATCATTAAGGAACAGTGATTGCAATTgccttaatttttttttactctgTATCTATATAAATAACAATGTATTCATTTAAAGAAAGAATAAATGTGCTTCAAAATTGCAGTAAATGTCGTTTACCGGATAATTTGCAATACTGTTGTATTTACTGTGTTGATCTAATTCTAGAAcaatttgaattaaaaataatttttgacttTTGCATTAAGGAGTTCAAATTAAAGAAAAACGGCAGGTAATGGAGGGTTAATTTCGCAATGGAGGGTGTTGCGAGATACAAGTCGAggatattttattgttaaaaacAGCGTCTATTCAGagagaacaatatttttaaaagcaactttgaaacaatgaaaaatatcaatatttcATATCGATGTGTACAATTTCAAAGCCCTGTACTTCAGTGTAAAAAACATTCTTCTGCCTTTCTAGACCCTGCCTTCAAACACAATGTGTTTGTAACTGATGCATTTTGTTTGTTCCCGTTTAATGGTTTGTGCCCAATAACCTTATTACGCTTATTGTttgtagaatatatatatatgtatacatatacatatacatatacatatatttctcaAAGAATGTATAATCGACAACAGTTGtatttgaatgaaataaaaattgtacgacaCAAACATAAGCCTAACTTATTGGCTCTCGGTCCCTCGCGTGTTTTAATaggtattatttattttttcacggCCCAAATTATGTTGACAACGACACGCTGAATTTTGCAGCTTGTATCGCGCGTACAAAGCCGTCCCGAAAAAAGACATTTgactaattaaagaaaaataaataatacctCTTTTGCAGATACCTTACAATTTGGAAAAACGACGTGGCGTAGTTGCGAAGCTATTCGCGGGGGATTCACGCTGTAAAACCGACGATGGTACGTTTGTGGCCATACCTAAGCGATATCGTAAAATCGAGGTGAAATACTCACGCCTTGGTTACGACGAGTTCGATTTCGATCAGTATAATTGTACCAGTTTCTGCGGCCTGGAAGCTACACTTCCCAACAGTTATTGTAATGCTATGCTACAGGTAAGATAATTTCCAGGTGTCTTTCTTTTATCTGTTCAAGAAAAATACAATTTGTGCATTTTTCAGTTACTTTACTATTGCGAGCCTGTGAGAATAGCGTTGCTCTCGCACTCATGCCAAAGAGAATTCTGCCTCTCTTGCGAATTGGGATTTTTGTTTCATATGTTGGATATATCTCGAGGATTACCTTGCCAGGCTGCGAATTTCCTTAGAGCTTTTAGGACTGTTCCTGAAGCAGCTGCATTGGGACTTATATTGAGCGACCTGCATCCTGAAACCAAAAGGAAAACTAACTTGATACGATTGATACAAGTATGATACAAGATATACAGTTGTAGCATTCTTCAAGTCAATTGATTAAACCTTGCTGTACTGATCACTAAAGGCGTGCGAGAACTCGAAAATATCGGGTACCTGATGGCCAGGATGGGTCGAGAACCCATCTCGAAATGTTCGAGGACCCGTCCCGGCTCAACATTTTTGGGTTCTCGCACAGCGCTCCTGATTGCAGGTGGGCCAGGTGTTTACTAATTACTTTAACTTTCTTTTCAGAGCTGGAATAGGTTTATATTGCATCAAATTCATTATGAGGTTCTGGAGACAAAAAAACGGCAACaagaggaagaggaagccgCCCGTCTTAAATCTGGTCCGAAGTATCCTCCGTTCGTTTATAATGAGCAAGACTTCCCTAGCATCTTGCAGGACATCGGTTCACGGTATAGAAGTCACGATGAAGAACGGAAAAAGAGGAGAAGGCAAGAGGAGGATGGTAAATATATGTGGATCACGTCGAAAGGTAAACACAATTCATGTGTAACCTTCACATTGGGCACTCTTtgtgtttatttttcattttgtatccGACCATACGTTTGCACATACTTGGCAATATATCCCAAGAATATTAATGACAATTATGTTAatctttttttatgttttttcacTCATGAATACTGTTTTGTTTTAAATATCCTACTTTGCTATATTCTTAGGATATTATAcctgtttccttttttttttgtttgtttatgCTTCATAAAAATAGCGTTCTCCCGTTACTTGCTCGATGCCATTTTTTATGATTTTCATTCGATCCTTTTTTTTATAGGAAAGGAAGACATTGCTTTCCACAATTGCATGAtctatttgtaaaaataagtatCAACGGTATTTTTAGATCTAAAACAATTTCTAATTCTTTGTTTTGTATCGTCCAATGAGGGTGATACGCATATTGTGATAAGAAAAATACTTAAGTGAAATTAATCTAAATTGTTAAATGCAGACTGTCCCGTATTAGTTACGTATAATTAGTATCTACTCTAAGCTTTTGAACGTATATTATtccattaaatatttaatattaatcctTATTACTCGTCAAGGAAAGCTTGGAGTGGTAAGGATTAAATTCGTAGCACAAATAATATACAATTGTATTCAACAGAATTCTACTAGATGAGTTATCaaacaaaaaatagaaatgattttacatatttttttaattggtacataactaattattattaagatCGCTTCGTTCATGTTTTAAATTGATCTTTATTGCGGGTAGACAAGAACGACAAAAAATCTATCGAAGAAAACGAAGTGCGAGACGAGGAGACAGAGATCAGTCGTCTGTTCGGATCCGAACAAATGCACATACATCGTTGTCTCAAATGTAGGCAAGAAGCTACCAAACATTCGATCATGTTGCTGTGTAACTTAGTTTATCCGGAATTAACACACCCTTGTAAGACAATATTTAAGCTATGCGTATCCTATGCGTGTCGAACACTATTCTCGTGCATTAAACGAACGAATTTTACCTTTTTTGTAGCTGAGGAGGTTCCGTTTACAAGTGTTCTTGCCCGCAGTTTAAGACCCGAGAAAATTACACCTGCATGGTGTGACAATTGTCAAAAATTTACACCCACTCTCCAATCTCGACAGTTGACTAAACTACCTCAAATATTGGCACTGAACTGTGGTTTAGATACACAACAGGTACATAGAACACAAACTTGTAGTTAGTtagtatcatttattgttcccctaggggttacaattctttcctcctctcttctcttACCTAACTCTTAACCTAAAGCTTAGACTATGCTTAACCTAAGTTAACCTAACTTATCTTAACTTATCTTAATTTACTAAACTTAAACTTAACTTAACGTACCTTAACTTAACTTAATTCTAATccatacgagagagagagagagttcttacTCTTGTTTACTCCACATTCCACATTCCCAATTTTCCTCTCACACACACATTCATACCATCTCCACTCCCCCCCTCCTCTACCACTCCCCCATCCTTTCCCTCccccctggacctcctcttccggctgcactCACTCTTTCCATTCTTAATCATTCATACcttgctcccccccccccccccccgcgcctCTTCCCTCCGTACCTTCCCTCCACTCCTCTAACCTCCTCATCcactcctctccctctccttcatctcctagcacctcccctaccctatcctgccacccccttccctcatcccctccccaGCACAgttcccacacatgctcccacgtttccatctcccacccacagaccctacaccttctctcctcttctttcATCCAGTACCTTCCACCCCTCATCTCATTACCCAACCTAAATCTAGCTACTCTTTGCCACCTACTctctccccaccctttcctcaaatatcctggtatcccctctcccttgaccctcccataccacacattgtatctcgctctccttatcttttcccatctctcctcctgCTGCTTCCTCCTTTCCCTCTTTATTAACTCTTCGCTCActacctctatcctctcctccatcatcacctCTGTCTCCTCTGCTGACCAGCCTCTCTCTCCCCAGAAACGTCTTCTCTCATTCTCCCACCcctctacctcccctccccttctaccCCTGCCTCTTACCTGTTC encodes:
- the Pan2 gene encoding PAN2-PAN3 deadenylation complex catalytic subunit PAN2 isoform X2, with translation MDYPVLGHYDPSVEATAESGGDEQELLWEETNYVLSTEEYVPATEQFGEDFAGAEFNETRTLLADGGDRFGVSTVTFDTVEELMWMGNQGGHVTSYYGSDLQKYTSFQVHAAHEVRHIHPLDEGILILTQGSLRCQLRRGIPIFTHTSSNMIDMQCMLQISPTRLLMGGHQDKIIDFNLTRGKETGVVNVGESGCAILRQHSRLICAGNPAGRIDLRDPNTLSVEHTFDTHSGSLSDFDVQGNYLVTCGFSNSRQGLSVDRFLMAYDLRQMRALSPVTTLVYPLLLKFLPSYSSRLAVVSPLGQMQLLDTIYANVQPSVTCLYQVATGGAMILSFDVSSTSQCLCFGDAAGSIHLMSTNTPEPQFNTFSRTTEFADPAESIHSVYIPFDDDVTPLSTIPIVYTGHPLLSDWSDEYLKKVYRKTPPIDPEILRTMKMQGTIGYAPNPQAFRRNQIPYNLEKRRGVVAKLFAGDSRCKTDDGTFVAIPKRYRKIEVKYSRLGYDEFDFDQYNCTSFCGLEATLPNSYCNAMLQLLYYCEPVRIALLSHSCQREFCLSCELGFLFHMLDISRGLPCQAANFLRAFRTVPEAAALGLILSDLHPETKRKTNLIRLIQSWNRFILHQIHYEVLETKKRQQEEEEAARLKSGPKYPPFVYNEQDFPSILQDIGSRYRSHDEERKKRRRQEEDDKNDKKSIEENEVRDEETEISRLFGSEQMHIHRCLKCRQEATKHSIMLLCNLVYPELTHPSEEVPFTSVLARSLRPEKITPAWCDNCQKFTPTLQSRQLTKLPQILALNCGLDTQQDKSFWQTQMDIVVQKVLSGKESSPSSSPVPVTVKPCRYGNNCTRIGCRFRHVGRDSENASTSPVTPPTTTATLIATPPSHLYYSHSWIPHNIEISLKSNGELSIEKISTPKNDTAESSKRKKETVIENGQSDKTQHDSNSSTTDSESKDLENHIATVANNGDGNDTNATNERPEKVSKMQYSLSAVICYIDDKSNEDRRNIVALLRVGPNYHKRSAGSAVSQWYIFNDFCISAVTPQEAVWLNLDWKVPCVLHYTAVPSPEPAPLVSPLTYDVFGEDKCIARSGGTRGITFTPLTSDEMPKKGELVGIDAEFVTLNQEESELRSDGKMSTIKPSHMSVARITCIRGHGPLEGTPFIDDYISTQEQVVDYLTKFSGIQPGDLDANFSSKHLTTLKSTYQKLRFLVDNGIIFVGHGLKNDFRVINLVVPPEQIVDTVLLFHLPHHRMVSLRFLTWHFLGKKIQSETHDSTEDARAALELYRKYKELEGSGKLSESLKELYNVGNQLQWKVPDS